The genomic window ctcacacacacacacactcttctcatttttttcctttgctggcAGGTTTCAGTGCTCACAGCTGAACAACCCGGTCCTGGAGAGCATCAGTATCATCGATACTCCGGGCATCCTGtcaggagagaagcagagaatcAGTAGAGGTCAGCACCTTTCCCTCCATgttcttttctccctttcttttttttctttatctacCTCTGCCTGCCCCTCTTATCTTGCCTTTCCACTAACTGTCATGGTCTGTACTTCAGCCCTCTTCTCGATCTGCTCCGACtcgtttcattttctttttgtcgtTTTATTATGGGTACTTTTGTCTTCCTGTCTAAACATACAAAGGAGCGGGTACAGCGAGTGGTTCCTCGTGTTTCGCGCTCTCTTTCACCAGATCTGCAATGAAACCAAAACGCCAGTTTCAGAAAAGCACTTTTAAATTTTTGCATAAATGTGCCCTCCACTATAACCCACATTCAAATTCAACTCTAGTCTCATTTGCATTCACCATTTTATCCAGTGCACAATGCTACACTTCtcactgaaatgtaaaaaaaaaaaaaaaaaaaaacctcaaacaaaaAGCCAGGCCTTGCACTGAAATATGTCAGTTCTATAAATAAAGGCATAAAGCCACACTGGGTAGGTGCTTGTGGTGTTATGTCTGGGGTTTTTAAAAGTTGCTGTCAACAGTAGAGGTATGGAGTATGAGCCAAAAATGACCCGCCAAAGATCTTGTTTGCAACTAAACCTCGTCCCAGCCATGTCTGTTTGGGAGACTAGGAGTGTGGGagaattatttcatttatattctTGCTCCACTCTCTCCGTCTGCACTTTAAATTTCTGGatgtgcattttgttttgtttcttaccAGAAATTATATCTGTATTAACACTCATTTGCATAAtgatttgcaaaaaaaacccctcacagtTTGGAGACTTTAATCTACAAACTTTATATTGTTTATCTGAATGAGTTTATCAGTCTTTCATTTTAagaccacacaacacaaaccagtTTTTAAAAAGGACCTGATTAGATGGGCAAGTTTTTAGCTGCCGAAAGTGTAATTTGACCCTGAGAAAAACCGCTCTTTTGACACACCACTGTTTTGAAATGAAGGAACAGACTACAGTGCAAGGGAAGAATATCATGTGCTGTGATATTGGTTAACCCTGTTTGATACATATACGCTAACCCCAAATAGCTTAACCACAAGTCTACTCTCTTCTGTGTGACTGGAATCCACCGCTGTGTATATGCAAAAAGTCTTTTTATTTGACCCTTTGTCATTCTGCATACTAAAGTTTGTGCTGACTACAACGCTTAATTTCCCCTTTTCTGGGTTGAGCCACTGGATACACTATGTCTCATATCCTCTCTAAATCAGCTGTTACTAGTctgtactgagagagagtgtgtgagagagtgtgtatgtatgtatgtgttgatGTATGCAAGGACTGAGCTAATAGAACTGGAGATGACTTAAGCCTGGAGTGGTAGGAGAATGATAGAATTTAGTAGtaggagagagaaggacaagTATGGGACAATGCCAGATTGCCAGTGGAAATTATTcgcaaactgaaagaaaaaaagcagagagagagaaagagagagagaacgtcatGGTTCCCTGTCTCCTCAGGGGAAGCCCGCAGTAACCTGACACTGGGAGCAGGATATTTTCCataccacagacagagagcaatcaTTCCGCTGGCATCACTCAACACGTCGCAGGACTCCTAGGGGACTCCCGAGGGGGCTAGTCATGGGGCTAGTGCCTATTGCGCCAGATTAGACATGAATGAAGCCAAACTGGATCTTTTTGTCTTGCGTCATTTAAATGGACTTTACTTTTTAACTGTTCACAAATGACACCGTCATTCTGTCCtaactccaaactttacctttTAATGCTGTAGTTAGTCACAGTAGAGCAGCATGgccagaatgtgtgtgtgtgtatgtgtatgtgtgtgtgtatgtgtgtgtgagatgtagtGATTGGGGAAGGGGTCTCTTTGACTTGTTAGATAATGCAGAACTGAAAGATGGTGCATGTCGTTTAGGAAAGAAAGCCATTTAAAGGAAGGAATGTTTGTAGTTGTTTTCCCGTTGGTCATCTCTGACTGTGGTCATCTGTTTGTATATTCATTAATTTCgttttgtctctgattttctttctttctttctttcttttaattcctctgtctttctgtctgattATTTtagccccccaaccccccccttCAACTCACTCTCACTTCTGTCCGAATACGTGGCAGTGTAGTTGGCGTTTGAGACAAACTACATTCCTCTCAGATCAGATGACACTGCCTCTAATCAAAACCATAAATTCCCCTTATTTTTTACTGCTTCTGGCTCAGGGCCTCAAATCTGACTGGCAGTTTGGCAGACAGGAACATAGACCTCATTGTTTGAAGTCttcttttaccctttttttttttttttacctcagctTTTGTTATCCACTCAATTAAACCAATATTGACCATAAAACAGCCAAATTTATGCTTAAGTCTCCACATCTCACGATCTCTAGTTATTTCGACGTTTTAATATATGTAGTAGCACATTTAATTCCACCATAATGATAACATAAATAATCTCCACCCAACCTCCTCCTCTATAGGCTATGACTTTGCTGCGGTGCTGGAATGGTTTGCTGAACGTGTTGACCGCATCATCCTGCTGTTCGATGCCCATAAACTGGACATCTCTGACGAGTTCTCTGAGGTCATTAAGGCCCTGAAGAACCACGAGGACAAGATGCGTGTCGTGCTGAACAAAGCTGACCAGATCAGCACACAGCAGCTCATGAGGGTCTATGGCGCCCTCATGTGGTCACTGGGAAAGATCATCAACACGCCCGAGGTGGTACGAGTCTACATCGGCTCTTTCTGGTCCCAGCCTCACCTGGTGGCTGATAATCGGAGGTTGTTCGAAGCAGAGGAACAGGATCTTTACTCTGACATACAGAGCCTTCCCCGCAACGCTGCCCTGAGGAAACTCAACGATCTTATCAAACGGGCCCGGCTGGCAAAGGTAAGAGGTGACTGGGAAGGGTGGGGGACCATGGGGAATGTTAAGAGTGCAAACAGTGGGAGAAACAATAGCTGTGCTTATGTTAAATATATGTGAACTCATATAATGTCATGATCCAAAACGGCTGGGTAACTGATGCCGTTGCGTAGTTGTGCCTTGTGACACAACTGAGTTATTTTCACAACaagagagaaactgtttgtagttcatttgaaatttcaaaatatattcTCTCCAGGTTCACGCTTACATCATCAGTACCCTGAAAAAAGAGATGCCCAGTATGTTTGGGAAGGACTCCAAAAAGAAGGAACTGATTGCCAATCTGGAGATGATCTATGATAAGATAGAGAGGGAACACCAGATCTCTCGCGGGGATTTCCCGAACCTCAAGAAGATGCAGGTAAAAAACCTTCTAAATAGCATTTTATCATTATTTGATTTGATCCGATtttaaagtaaatgaaaattGATGTTGGTGTATTTCGTGTATACAGCGCATATTGTATGGTGAAATCCTCTCTGTTGTttaggacattttggctggtcaaGATTTCACAAAATTCTCGTCTATAAAGCCCAAACTGCTGGAGACGGTGGACGACATGTTGGCAAATGACATTGCCAGACTCATGACGCTGGTGAGACAGGAGGAAGCAAACATGCCCAGCCAAATCGTGAAGGGCGGCGCTTTCGAGGGCACCATGAACGGTCCGTTTGGCCACGGGTACGGCGAGGGGGCGGGCGAAGGTATCGACGAGCTGGAGTGGATCGTCCTGCGGGACAAACCGTCCTACGACGAAATCTTCTACACGCTGTCACCGGTTAACGGGAAGGTGTCTGGAGCGGCAGCCAAGAAGGAGATGGTGAAGTCCAAGTTGCCCAATACCGTGCTCGGAAAGATCTGGAAGCTGTCGGATGTGGACAGGGACGGTTACCTTGACGATGAGGAGTTCGCCCTGGCCAATCACCTGATCAAGGTGAAGTTGGAGGGCCACGAGCTGCCCGCCAAACTGCCCGATCACCTTGTGCCACCTTCCAAGCGTGGGTTGCAGCTGGACTGAAGACAAGAGGGCACAGAGTAGTTCAACCAAAGAAACTAGTGGTGCCAGGTTAGACCTGTGGAGAAGGAGTGAAGACTCAGGACTTGAATTTTGGTTGCAGCTGAACCTCGGGGTATGAGTtgggaggatggggggggggagttgagTTGGTTATCAGGTTGTGGGTAAGGGACAGGGAgaggcagtatgtgtgtgttgaaatgGGTGATTGcttaagaaaatgtgaaaaacaaagcacatgTATGTTACTCATTTACATATTCTTTATTTCCAAAAAGAATATATGCTCCTTAACTTATTCTTCCTTTTCAGAAttgttttatctgtatttttatatatttttttttttgatgattttgaaatgatttttttctctgtcttttctcaaaCTGTTAAAATCCTGTCTGTCCATGACTGTAACTCTAAGGGGGGTGTTTTGGGGCTATAGGAATATTAGTCAGGGCTTCAACTTTTTGATGAATCATTGtttgcaataaaataaaacgaaaaGTTCTCTCAAGATATTTTTGTCCTTTCAACTCTCAGGGGGGATTCCATAAAAGGAAAGATGGTGGACAAACCTCTAACTATATATTTGTCAGTGCATTCAGAGGAGAGATACACAATCATACTATTGTTATATTGCAGCAGAATGGAGGAAAGAATTTTGTCGCCATGACTACCCGTTGTGTTGCTTGTTTTGTTCGGAATCTCCAGTAATGTTAGGTTCCCGATGGAAAGCTGGGCAGAAGCCAGGAATGTATGCAATGCTGGATCAACACAATCTTTCCCCCTCTCATGTTTGGACATGTTTTAGAAGCGATACTGTATGAGGATATGCAAAATTGGCATCTTGTCTTT from Chanos chanos chromosome 2, fChaCha1.1, whole genome shotgun sequence includes these protein-coding regions:
- the ehd1a gene encoding EH domain-containing protein 1a → MFSWSKKNAKKDPELFQTVSDGLKKLYHQKLFPLEDTYRFHDFHSPALEDADFDNKPMVLLVGQYSTGKTTFIRHLIEHDFPGMRIGPEPTTDSFIAVMYGEQEGVIPGNALVVDPKKPFRKLNAFGNAFLNRFQCSQLNNPVLESISIIDTPGILSGEKQRISRGYDFAAVLEWFAERVDRIILLFDAHKLDISDEFSEVIKALKNHEDKMRVVLNKADQISTQQLMRVYGALMWSLGKIINTPEVVRVYIGSFWSQPHLVADNRRLFEAEEQDLYSDIQSLPRNAALRKLNDLIKRARLAKVHAYIISTLKKEMPSMFGKDSKKKELIANLEMIYDKIEREHQISRGDFPNLKKMQDILAGQDFTKFSSIKPKLLETVDDMLANDIARLMTLVRQEEANMPSQIVKGGAFEGTMNGPFGHGYGEGAGEGIDELEWIVLRDKPSYDEIFYTLSPVNGKVSGAAAKKEMVKSKLPNTVLGKIWKLSDVDRDGYLDDEEFALANHLIKVKLEGHELPAKLPDHLVPPSKRGLQLD